AACGATTTAATTTTCAATGGAAAGAGAAAATCTATACCTGATGTAATTAACCAAGCATTGGTTGACTATAATGTTTGGAGAAAAACATCAGAGGAAAATGAGTTACAAGTTGAATCACCTGAGATCAATGCTACTAATGCTGCATCTGGAAGACACAGCACCATTGAAGATATAATTAGTAAAACTAATGCTTTGTGCTGTTTTGTAGATGGTTCTTGGACGTCGCCGAGAGACAAGGCTGGAATTGGATGGGCTCTTTTTAATACTGAAGGAAAAGCTATATTGGAAGGAAAAGCAGCAATAGACCCAGTCAATTCACCATTAGAAGCCGAAGCTGAAGCACTGAGGATGGCGATCGTTCAAATGAGGATGCTTGGATATCACACAGTTACTTTTTGCGGAGACTCTTCCGACCTCTACGATACCCTCTCAAAAAGGTCCTATCGAACTCCTTATAACAACACAACAAGATCTCATTGCCCAACTCATTGCCCAACTCATGTGAAAGACATTGCCTATCTGGCAGAAGGGAAGgaatacaatttttgttttcaaaaaatcaaaagatcTTGTAATGTTGTTGCAGATAACTTAGCTAAAGAAGGTAGGATTACAAACTCAAGTTATGTTGTAAAATGGAAAAACgttgtataatattttctaatgtataataaaaagcttgccgacaaaaaaaaaagaaaaaaaaatgatacacTGTACAGATTAACAAGATTGAATACAAAGATATTTTACATTTCATCGACCTCTTTGTTTCTCTCATATGGTATCAGAATCTATGGTATCTTtctcttttcaaaattttactttttagctgtgaaatattttttatataatcaataaaaatgttCCCAACACCATGGTTCTCAAAGTTGAGTGAGATACTCCTTTCGAAAATTACTAAAGATTAATAAATTCCTTTCTTTTCctgtttatatattaaatatttttaataaataatattataacaGATATTATTTAGaatatgaatattttgtttttcaaaaagataacatgtagtttcttttttcttccaaCTAGTTTACAGGAATATGAAACTCAAGTGTGCGGACTTTTCCAGAATTGTGATGGAAAAGACAAGCACAAAGACATCCCTGAGATACAACCAATTTTGATCGTGTCATGTCCCactatttatttctttaaaaatactttttaagaaaataaataacacatgaatgctttatatttatataaagcaATTATGTGGACCGTCCGTCCTCGGATTCATGGCTCAGTTTTATGAATTATGTTGTTAATAGATTTGTGGTTCTTAAAGTTTTTAGtgtttgttcaaaaaataattgttttttaatgtttttggcAAATTCGTTTACAGCTTATATGGTTGGACACGCGCTTATTGAGAGAGTGTAACTCATATTATGATTACGTTGAAACGAGAAAACTGCGGGGAGGGCGCGTGAGATTTGTATTTATTACACGTTGTGTCAAATACATGTGGAAGTCATATGCCTTTGTCAGCTGCTGACGCGGACTATGTGGACCCTTCGTAGTTGGCTTTTTAAGTTTGTAGAGTCGAAAGCTTGACACGCGAGCTTGGTTTCTTAACGCGTTGTCATATGTACTTCAAATCTTGTAAGTAGGTTTAACTTTTGACCGTTTGATATTGGTTAAGAAAATCGAACTTTGTGTTTCTAAAGTTGTAAATCTTGAAATGTCATTTGAATATCAAAGTCCTTAGCACCACGAAGACGACCAAATATTCCATGTTAGCATATAATGTACCGATCTATGTAGATCATGGTTTCGATAATTAATAGCATAAAAACTCggaattatgaaaaaaaaattataaaaataaaagaatatgagATATGaaatggtaattttttttaatttacttaaTGACCGACCATGATTCCTggcatttttgttttgttgaaacTTTGATTGATTCctgacttttaaaaaaattgattggcAACCAATGAAAGAAACAAGAAATGCATAGTATTCACTCtatattgataacaaaaacacGGTCCATGATTTCATACTCAAAAACACATTCGACCcactttaatttatttatttccacAAACATAAATTCCAATTTTCCAAACATTCAAacgtttattattattattattattattattattatatacatattgagacgagttgttcaaaaaaaaaatatatacatattgagACGCtgatgagagagagaagaggaagTGAGTCACAAGAACTACGACATAAAACCGAACCCAATTCAATTCTCCTTTTTTCAGACCAAACACAAAGGGAGAGAGAACATTAATGGAAGACGTACGGAAGATCGTGGTGGTTGTAGAAGATAAAGAAGCGGCGAGGACGGCGTTGCAATGGGCACTTCATAACCTCCTCCGTCAAGGTGACATCATAGTCCTACTCCACGTAATCTCTCCTCCGCCGCGCAAGAAGAAATCTACGGCGGCGCGTCTCCTCCGCCGCCACGGATACCATCTCGCCCTCTCTTTCCGTGAAATCTGCGACGCTTTCTTCAACGTGAGTGAAATGAAACCATTCTGATCCCACtttttcttgattcttgattttTTTGGATGATCGTGGTTAACGTGCAGACGAACACGGAGATCATTGTGAGAGAAGGAGACGAAGATGGAAGGACGATAGCTGAAGTGGTGAAAGAGATTGGTGCTTCGACGCTTCTCGTGGGTCTCCATCAGAACAGCTTTCTTTACAGGTACCATTATGATCGATTAGAAAGTTAAGGGGTCATAACTAAAGATTCTGAATTAGTAATTACTCGATATTGATGTGTGTAGATGGTCAACGAGTGGGATTGATGTAACTAGAAACTTGGGCTGCAAAGTGATTGCTATAAAGCAGCCTTTGGCGGAAGAGTCGCCGCCGGGAAAACTGAAGGGACGCATGACCTCACATACGACGGCGACATCAGATAGCTTAACTAACTTTGACTTCTCTCAAATCGAAATTTCTGGATTACAGTGAGTAATATAcgtatcttctttgttttcagttcagttattcttttaaaataattgattcggtaaataatttcaaaatacagatttttagtttttcaaaaaagaaaaatgatatcTAGAGATACTGTATGATAACATGGCACTTTGTCTGTAACAGGGTTCCTGAGATTCGGACACCTAAAGTGCCATACAGATTATGTCCGAGTCCTCGTGCGATACTATGGAGATCAACACCACGGAGATCTAAAGCCCGATACGTTGTCGCTTCATAGTCTAAGATTTTTATTCCAAACAAtaggaaagaaacaaaactcaCCCCTCAATTTTTGtgtcaaagaaagaaacaaattttACTCCAtaccaaaaaattatttgttttcaacTAACTATACAGACTCACTGGCTAGATACTTTTCCCCAATTACATCACAATCTAAACATTTTTGACAGAATAATAATCGATtgattagagcatctccaatgacattctattttctcttctataattctcacaaaaataaagtaattctattataaagtAAGTTTTGCTCCAACAgtttattctataatagagttactctatttttgtagagaaaatagaagaaaaaatagaatgcATTGGAGATGCATTTAGTAAGTTTTTGATGTTATAAACCATTGTGTGGATGgtccataaccaagtacttaaccaagtactagacaagtccaacaagtacaagaggaagtgcaaagaggtttacatccggtctacatcggttcatctataAACCGGTCCGAGAttagaagactcagtcaacctcgttatcatcaccttgaccaagtcttcatgtatgacatcaatgtagtcaagagTATTAATATGTAGATttacttccttgtaaagcatttgtaaacccttgtacaaaccactatataatgtggtgttggctaatgagaaatacacacaactttctcacaaatcactctccacattctctttagtttataacacgttatcagcacgatagtGCTCTCCACCTGAGCTCTCTTTTCCGGCCATCTTTTCCGGCCAGAAAATCTTAAATTCA
The Raphanus sativus cultivar WK10039 unplaced genomic scaffold, ASM80110v3 Scaffold3204, whole genome shotgun sequence genome window above contains:
- the LOC130506409 gene encoding uncharacterized protein LOC130506409, whose product is MEDVRKIVVVVEDKEAARTALQWALHNLLRQGDIIVLLHVISPPPRKKKSTAARLLRRHGYHLALSFREICDAFFNTNTEIIVREGDEDGRTIAEVVKEIGASTLLVGLHQNSFLYRWSTSGIDVTRNLGCKVIAIKQPLAEESPPGKLKGRMTSHTTATSDSLTNFDFSQIEISGLQVPEIRTPKVPYRLCPSPRAILWRSTPRRSKARYVVAS